Proteins encoded together in one Entomobacter blattae window:
- a CDS encoding ATP-binding response regulator: MLKFSLIAPKTPKPVVLLVDDEPEILLALTDLLEDEFEIVATGNPFEALEIVKTNTTISVIISDQRMPGMNGDQFLTRARQFTSAPAIFLTGYADMEAVITALNQGRIMFFSHKPWEESMLLSMVRQAVGHFQMGQDLAVERVLMQGLLDNITEGLAFKDKRGCFIRLNEQAAQSFGLAAEECLGLTEEECQQKNRAALKRRVTYRVEHTDRIEEMVELSDASSDKALKWLHVLRINLSTMFKAGSFSVVIEHDVTEFRKLEIQLQQAEKMLALGTMAGGIAHDFNNILASLMGSLEMMEQLSCVHEEQGRILLKNAFSAAQKGSKLTQRLLSFSRQQEINLQNLDIVETLSRLHTLLEQAIMKRIEDRNKKTGTSAQVRLIYHLPQEGQGPYRAFTDQEQLEMALMNLCLNAVDAMPVGGEITLAVEKYTVQPNEQGQELLAGQYIMVSVTDTGMGMSEEVKSRIFEPFFTTKHGGDGTGLGLAIVYSFLKQQGGNISIKSEVGKGSCFQLFLPVTQNIREKFL, encoded by the coding sequence ATGTTGAAATTTTCGTTAATCGCCCCAAAAACCCCAAAACCTGTTGTGCTGTTGGTTGATGACGAGCCCGAAATTCTTCTTGCTCTGACGGATCTTCTGGAAGACGAATTTGAGATTGTGGCAACGGGAAACCCCTTTGAAGCTTTGGAGATTGTTAAAACCAACACGACGATCTCTGTCATTATTTCTGACCAGAGAATGCCAGGCATGAATGGAGATCAGTTCTTGACCCGTGCACGGCAGTTTACATCTGCTCCGGCTATTTTTCTTACGGGTTATGCCGATATGGAGGCCGTGATTACGGCCCTTAACCAGGGCAGAATCATGTTTTTTTCTCATAAACCGTGGGAGGAGAGCATGCTTCTTTCCATGGTCAGGCAGGCCGTTGGGCATTTCCAGATGGGACAAGATTTGGCCGTAGAACGCGTGTTAATGCAGGGTTTGTTAGACAATATTACAGAAGGGCTGGCTTTTAAGGATAAAAGGGGTTGCTTTATTCGCCTTAATGAACAGGCTGCTCAGAGTTTTGGCCTTGCTGCTGAGGAATGCCTTGGCTTGACAGAAGAAGAATGCCAACAAAAAAACCGTGCCGCTCTCAAGCGTCGTGTGACTTATCGGGTCGAGCACACCGACCGTATAGAAGAAATGGTAGAGCTGAGTGATGCCAGTTCAGACAAGGCTTTAAAATGGCTGCATGTTTTGCGTATAAACCTGTCTACCATGTTCAAGGCGGGGTCTTTTTCTGTTGTGATAGAGCACGATGTTACGGAATTCAGAAAACTTGAGATCCAGCTTCAGCAGGCTGAAAAAATGCTGGCCCTGGGAACCATGGCTGGCGGAATTGCACATGATTTTAACAATATTTTGGCTTCTCTTATGGGATCCTTGGAGATGATGGAGCAGCTGTCCTGTGTTCATGAGGAGCAAGGCCGTATCTTGCTGAAAAATGCATTTTCTGCTGCCCAGAAAGGAAGCAAACTGACCCAACGGCTTTTAAGTTTTAGCCGCCAACAGGAGATAAATCTCCAGAATCTTGATATTGTTGAAACCCTCTCTCGCCTACATACCCTGCTTGAGCAGGCCATAATGAAAAGGATTGAGGATAGAAACAAAAAAACGGGAACATCTGCTCAAGTCCGGCTTATCTATCACTTACCTCAGGAAGGGCAAGGCCCATATCGCGCCTTTACTGACCAAGAGCAACTGGAAATGGCGTTGATGAATCTCTGTCTAAATGCTGTTGATGCCATGCCAGTAGGAGGGGAAATTACCCTCGCGGTGGAGAAATATACTGTTCAGCCCAATGAACAAGGCCAGGAGCTTTTAGCTGGTCAGTATATTATGGTGTCTGTCACTGACACCGGAATGGGCATGTCTGAAGAGGTGAAGTCTCGTATTTTTGAACCGTTTTTTACCACTAAACATGGAGGGGACGGCACAGGGTTGGGGCTTGCCATTGTTTATAGCTTTCTTAAGCAGCAAGGGGGCAATATTAGCATTAAGAGCGAGGTTGGGAAAGGAAGCTGCTTTCAGCTTTTTCTGCCCGTTACCCAAAATATTAGGGAAAAATTCCTTTAA
- a CDS encoding ATP-binding protein, translating into MKKNSGKPFHIVLVEASDEQTRQTSALLEQHGFKVTRFSNAEETLSALDNIVPDLMLVDYHLPGMNGGQLVSQVKIGAATWFLPVLLQISENHREEIGRKGLESGADDCISKQASSALLILKIRALLRQQDEVQNRPSITGFRRASILVVMDPDEDQSKVLLDILREDGHDVQTLSDPCEIFAYSDTHPIAEWPDCFIVDLLSYRFDSIAFCRIIDEQRERMLKTTGRSLRLVAFGTGHEKDRDLAQLAYEAGVDDLVPYDVERNLLALRIATLLKRKLFQDETRRLEIERHDRQTVMEMARTEARGNAAKAALAEALASANSDLENKNKQLQHMQSQLVQTAKMASLGELVAGIAHEINNPLAFILAHKNTIVALLKKMESQLQDVYGVSDNQEGRLDPQRNFTYYNANVAMLEKCQSRVASMEIGLERIRNLVQRLRNFSRLDEAEYQQINVPETLETVLVLLKPKLGTIISVEKHLTAPPILLCQPALLNQVIMNIISNAADAIAEALEHKSISYGHIMIETELRQTDLGLCYAIIIADNGEGIKEEVRERIFEPFFTTKQVGLGTGLGLSIAYNVVKAHKGRIEVDVNETRGTRMVVLVPCQKPEKGYPVAGGKK; encoded by the coding sequence ATGAAAAAAAATTCTGGCAAGCCTTTTCATATTGTTTTAGTTGAGGCCTCAGATGAGCAGACCCGGCAAACCTCTGCCCTGCTTGAACAGCATGGGTTTAAGGTGACCCGTTTCTCCAATGCGGAAGAGACACTTTCAGCTCTGGATAATATTGTGCCTGATTTAATGTTGGTGGATTATCACCTTCCAGGAATGAATGGGGGGCAGCTTGTAAGCCAGGTCAAAATTGGGGCGGCCACTTGGTTTTTGCCGGTTCTCCTTCAGATTAGCGAAAATCACAGAGAGGAAATTGGGCGAAAGGGGCTGGAAAGTGGTGCTGATGACTGTATCAGCAAGCAAGCGAGCTCTGCATTATTAATCCTTAAGATAAGGGCCTTGTTACGTCAGCAAGATGAGGTGCAGAACCGCCCTTCCATTACGGGGTTTCGCAGGGCCAGCATTCTGGTCGTTATGGATCCTGATGAGGATCAGAGCAAGGTATTACTAGATATTTTGAGGGAAGATGGGCACGATGTCCAGACATTGTCTGACCCTTGTGAGATTTTTGCTTATTCTGACACCCACCCCATAGCAGAGTGGCCCGATTGTTTTATTGTCGATCTTCTCTCTTATCGTTTTGACAGTATTGCCTTTTGCCGTATTATTGATGAACAGCGAGAAAGAATGCTGAAAACCACTGGGCGTTCCCTTAGGCTCGTAGCATTTGGAACGGGTCATGAAAAGGATAGGGATCTTGCTCAGCTTGCTTACGAGGCAGGGGTGGATGATCTGGTTCCTTATGATGTTGAGCGTAACCTCCTTGCCCTTCGCATCGCTACTCTCTTGAAGCGAAAATTGTTTCAAGATGAAACACGCAGGCTGGAGATCGAGCGTCATGACCGGCAAACAGTTATGGAAATGGCGCGAACCGAGGCTCGTGGCAACGCAGCCAAAGCAGCCCTGGCTGAAGCCCTGGCCAGTGCGAACAGTGATCTTGAAAATAAAAACAAGCAGTTGCAGCATATGCAATCCCAGCTTGTGCAAACGGCCAAGATGGCCTCCTTAGGGGAACTTGTTGCGGGGATTGCCCATGAGATTAATAATCCATTGGCTTTTATTCTTGCTCATAAGAATACCATAGTGGCCCTTTTGAAAAAAATGGAATCCCAACTTCAGGATGTGTATGGGGTCTCAGACAATCAAGAGGGGCGTTTAGACCCACAGCGAAATTTCACCTATTATAATGCAAATGTCGCCATGCTTGAAAAATGCCAGAGCAGGGTTGCCTCTATGGAGATTGGCCTTGAGCGGATCAGGAATCTGGTGCAAAGGCTTAGGAATTTCTCTCGCCTTGATGAAGCAGAATACCAGCAAATCAACGTTCCGGAAACTCTGGAAACTGTGTTGGTTTTACTTAAACCCAAGCTGGGTACTATTATCAGTGTAGAAAAACATCTTACGGCACCGCCTATTCTCTTGTGCCAACCAGCTTTGCTCAATCAGGTCATTATGAATATTATTTCCAATGCAGCTGATGCGATTGCTGAAGCCCTGGAGCATAAAAGCATCTCCTATGGTCATATCATGATAGAGACAGAGCTTCGTCAAACAGATCTTGGGTTGTGCTATGCCATTATTATTGCCGATAATGGAGAGGGGATAAAAGAAGAGGTTAGAGAGCGGATATTTGAACCTTTCTTTACAACCAAACAAGTGGGATTAGGCACGGGGTTGGGGTTATCTATTGCCTATAATGTGGTGAAGGCCCATAAGGGAAGAATCGAAGTGGATGTAAATGAGACAAGAGGTACACGGATGGTGGTTCTTGTTCCCTGCCAGAAACCAGAAAAGGGATATCCTGTAGCAGGAGGTAAAAAATAA
- a CDS encoding cell division ATP-binding protein FtsE has translation MIRLDNVSVRYKRSSHLQTPLQNVNLTIGQGGFRWLIGDSGAGKTTLLRVIHLQERPSSGELEILSTPINYKKRHILTDLRQKMGMVHQDFQLLEELTAYDNIALPLRLKHIGEQEIQKKVLPLLDWLDLSEKAHTIPSKLSGGEQQRIAIARALVIRPSILLLDEPTSALDQNQILRFMELVKTLNEQKTTVIFATHNTALINQFPARHIHMKKGQITDEG, from the coding sequence ATGATCCGGCTGGATAACGTAAGCGTTCGTTATAAACGTTCATCTCACTTACAAACGCCCTTACAAAACGTAAACCTTACAATTGGGCAGGGGGGGTTTCGCTGGCTTATTGGGGATTCCGGTGCAGGAAAAACAACCCTTTTACGGGTTATTCACCTCCAAGAGCGCCCAAGCTCTGGGGAGCTTGAAATACTTTCTACACCGATCAACTATAAAAAACGCCATATCCTTACCGACCTGCGCCAGAAAATGGGAATGGTGCATCAGGATTTCCAGCTGCTGGAGGAGCTGACAGCCTATGACAATATCGCCCTCCCCCTGAGGCTTAAACATATTGGTGAACAAGAGATTCAAAAAAAAGTCCTGCCACTATTAGACTGGCTTGATCTTTCTGAAAAAGCCCATACCATTCCCTCTAAACTCTCTGGGGGTGAGCAACAACGCATTGCCATTGCCCGCGCACTTGTTATTCGCCCTTCTATCCTACTTCTAGACGAACCAACCAGTGCACTAGACCAAAACCAGATATTGCGTTTCATGGAGTTGGTAAAAACATTGAACGAGCAAAAAACAACGGTTATTTTTGCAACTCATAATACTGCCCTAATCAATCAGTTCCCCGCCCGCCACATTCACATGAAAAAGGGGCAAATCACCGATGAAGGATAA
- a CDS encoding cell division protein FtsX, producing the protein MKDKHLNPSDHSRSSDGLSLRKTLVSRLLPFMVAAMGLLASFAFAGSYGAHILAKRWVNGAASVIIFQVPKLPAVKLPPIAQKSSSPQTPSAENANSHEASLPETRTQTLMALLTQPNKAILSVHQLSAEEIHGLLTPWLGLSPSAPHAAPLPLPALPNESQNKDPTTSSQKQNLFSLPLPDLIKVHLAPNAALPEPIIQQFHHLVPDGSIERSTQWSTRLHVLAISLQLCITIALGVVVAISIAVITIATKAGITARKNAIGIIHSLGASDGYIAHRFSRRIAFLAFLGGLAGTLLSLPFLIFLAQVVEPFSKGALQNPSSLPALALPTTTLNKLITTHQHLAPVLPSRTTTAHTLWFEPAVALSSPLLISLLMIPFIAAFIGWVTTQITVRTWLKRLL; encoded by the coding sequence ATGAAGGATAAACACCTGAATCCTTCAGATCACTCCCGCTCATCAGATGGGCTTTCCTTACGGAAAACCCTTGTAAGCCGGCTGCTTCCCTTTATGGTGGCTGCCATGGGCCTATTGGCCTCCTTTGCCTTTGCAGGATCTTATGGGGCCCATATTTTAGCCAAGCGTTGGGTTAATGGAGCGGCCTCTGTCATTATTTTTCAAGTCCCAAAACTTCCTGCCGTTAAACTTCCCCCCATCGCCCAAAAATCTTCTTCCCCTCAAACGCCTTCTGCTGAGAATGCAAACTCTCACGAAGCTTCCCTGCCAGAAACACGAACCCAAACCCTCATGGCTTTACTGACTCAACCCAACAAGGCCATTCTCTCCGTACATCAACTCAGCGCTGAAGAAATTCACGGCCTGCTGACACCTTGGCTCGGGCTTTCCCCTTCTGCCCCCCATGCTGCTCCTTTGCCCTTACCCGCGCTTCCGAATGAGAGCCAAAATAAGGACCCCACCACGTCTTCTCAAAAACAAAACCTTTTCTCCCTTCCCCTCCCCGACCTAATCAAGGTTCATTTAGCCCCCAATGCGGCCCTCCCTGAACCTATTATTCAGCAATTTCACCATCTTGTTCCTGATGGCTCCATCGAAAGAAGTACCCAATGGAGTACCCGCCTCCATGTTTTGGCGATCAGTTTGCAGCTCTGTATAACCATAGCCTTAGGAGTAGTCGTGGCCATTTCCATTGCTGTTATTACCATCGCCACCAAAGCCGGCATTACTGCCCGTAAAAATGCCATCGGCATTATCCATTCCCTCGGGGCATCAGATGGATATATTGCCCATCGTTTTTCCCGTCGGATCGCCTTTTTAGCCTTTTTAGGCGGGCTTGCAGGCACACTCCTTTCCCTTCCCTTTCTGATATTTTTGGCCCAAGTGGTTGAACCTTTCTCGAAAGGTGCGCTGCAAAACCCCTCTTCTCTCCCTGCATTGGCACTCCCCACCACCACTTTGAATAAGCTGATCACCACCCACCAGCATTTGGCACCCGTTCTACCATCTCGGACTACCACTGCCCATACGCTTTGGTTTGAACCCGCTGTTGCGCTTTCCTCTCCATTGCTTATATCCTTATTGATGATCCCTTTCATTGCTGCCTTTATTGGGTGGGTAACAACACAGATTACTGTTAGAACATGGCTCAAACGTCTTCTCTAA
- a CDS encoding YdcF family protein, which produces MVLGGMTLAWLVGFTWFFADSQKMRPLPPFPVDGIVVLTGGPNRIETALYLLKKNKAKYLLISGVNQETTLDELQRLIPAEISPALRQRIVLGHHALTTLGNAAETTSWVQANDMKSLIVVTAGYHIRRAMTEMRAVLPQTALYPYSINSPIMKQPYTSHALYLYMREYMKFIVAYLGLTRTYSLLFHTHPSLS; this is translated from the coding sequence ATGGTTTTGGGTGGTATGACCTTGGCATGGCTCGTAGGATTTACCTGGTTTTTTGCAGATTCTCAAAAAATGCGTCCCCTGCCTCCCTTTCCAGTGGATGGCATAGTGGTTTTAACAGGCGGCCCCAACCGCATAGAAACAGCCCTCTACCTTCTTAAGAAAAACAAGGCAAAATATTTGCTTATTTCAGGGGTTAACCAAGAAACAACCTTAGATGAGCTGCAAAGACTTATCCCAGCAGAGATCTCCCCTGCCTTAAGGCAACGAATTGTACTGGGCCACCATGCCTTAACCACCCTTGGCAATGCTGCTGAAACAACAAGCTGGGTTCAGGCCAACGATATGAAAAGCCTTATTGTCGTAACAGCAGGCTACCATATTCGCCGAGCAATGACAGAAATGCGGGCCGTGCTACCACAAACAGCCCTGTACCCCTACAGTATTAATTCCCCCATTATGAAACAACCTTATACCTCCCACGCCTTATATCTTTATATGCGAGAATATATGAAATTTATTGTAGCCTACTTAGGTCTTACTCGTACCTACTCCCTTCTTTTTCATACCCACCCTTCACTCTCATGA
- a CDS encoding lysophospholipid acyltransferase family protein: MMGVLAFIIRWFIPHYALAYAKCWTALSIFGLKWICHIQIDVQGLEKLPQDRPFLIASQHQSAFDTLVWMNILSRPAYIMKHELTRIPLLGPMLLLAGMIPIDRKGGSAALRKLTATAIEKAAQGFQIIIFPQGTRTSYGEHLPIQPGIALLAKETKLPIFPVITNSGLHWPKKGILKFRGTIYIRVGLPLSPTLPRKELLTTLQETWEKMEKQPF; encoded by the coding sequence ATGATGGGTGTTTTGGCTTTTATCATACGCTGGTTTATACCCCATTATGCCCTAGCCTATGCTAAATGTTGGACGGCCCTTTCCATTTTTGGGCTTAAATGGATATGCCACATTCAAATTGATGTTCAGGGATTAGAGAAATTGCCACAAGATAGGCCTTTTCTTATTGCCTCCCAGCACCAGTCTGCCTTTGATACATTGGTATGGATGAATATCCTTTCCCGACCGGCCTATATCATGAAGCATGAGTTAACCCGTATCCCACTTCTGGGCCCCATGCTCCTTCTGGCAGGAATGATCCCCATCGACCGCAAGGGCGGAAGTGCTGCACTGAGAAAGCTTACTGCTACAGCCATTGAAAAAGCAGCCCAAGGCTTTCAGATTATTATTTTCCCGCAGGGAACCCGCACCTCCTATGGAGAGCATCTGCCCATTCAGCCCGGAATTGCCCTTTTAGCTAAGGAAACGAAACTTCCCATTTTTCCAGTTATCACCAACTCTGGCCTGCACTGGCCTAAAAAGGGAATATTAAAATTTAGGGGCACTATATACATCCGTGTTGGCCTCCCCCTTTCTCCCACCCTTCCCCGTAAGGAGCTTCTTACCACCTTACAGGAAACATGGGAGAAAATGGAGAAACAACCCTTTTAG
- a CDS encoding Rieske 2Fe-2S domain-containing protein, translated as MTHLEENDFKEDIITSDSENGILQGGEKDLRTVKANPNYWYPIAWSYEIDRGKAHAVEFAGEPIVLVRPENGEIFALEDRCSHRQVPLSKGVVEGQAVRCCYHGWTFDTTGKCVDVPYLGKGKLPNGVCAYPCQEQNGVVFIFPGDKTKAATTPLPKLAETANPDYKTRKFNPRVNCHYTFMHENLIDMNHQFLHRNIMGRIKARFLGKQTGDNFIEVKYSFARVGNKQPLAEALIFGKHHQYEDGQQPIDEIVTIRTEYPYQTLRVTSKDGTDMISLWVCYLPQGKNQEKTKAFGLLSVKRPKTPFLIDAIWPVFGLFTYKIFLEDKDIVELEQKAWIDQGKKDWNVEVFPVVRDLRTVLRNNGV; from the coding sequence ATGACTCATTTGGAAGAAAACGATTTTAAGGAAGATATTATTACTTCAGACTCAGAAAATGGTATTTTACAGGGAGGAGAAAAAGACCTCCGTACCGTAAAGGCCAACCCCAATTATTGGTATCCCATCGCGTGGTCATACGAGATTGATCGTGGCAAAGCCCATGCGGTGGAGTTTGCAGGTGAGCCCATTGTTTTGGTGCGTCCTGAAAATGGAGAGATTTTTGCTCTGGAAGATCGCTGCTCTCATCGGCAAGTGCCTCTGAGCAAGGGGGTGGTAGAAGGGCAGGCCGTTCGGTGTTGCTATCATGGGTGGACCTTTGATACCACAGGAAAATGTGTTGATGTTCCTTATTTGGGCAAGGGGAAATTGCCAAATGGAGTCTGTGCTTATCCTTGTCAAGAGCAGAACGGTGTAGTGTTTATTTTTCCTGGGGATAAGACCAAGGCTGCCACTACCCCTTTGCCTAAACTGGCAGAAACCGCTAATCCTGATTATAAAACACGCAAGTTTAACCCACGAGTAAACTGCCACTATACTTTCATGCATGAAAACTTGATTGATATGAACCATCAGTTTTTACACAGAAATATTATGGGGCGGATCAAGGCTCGGTTTTTAGGGAAACAAACGGGCGATAATTTTATTGAGGTGAAATATAGCTTTGCCCGTGTGGGAAATAAGCAACCTCTGGCAGAAGCCTTAATTTTTGGTAAACACCATCAATATGAAGATGGTCAGCAACCTATTGATGAAATTGTTACAATCCGTACCGAATATCCTTATCAAACTTTACGGGTAACCAGTAAAGATGGAACCGATATGATTAGTTTGTGGGTTTGTTATTTACCGCAGGGAAAAAATCAGGAAAAGACAAAGGCCTTTGGGCTTCTTTCTGTTAAACGTCCTAAAACCCCTTTTCTGATTGATGCAATCTGGCCCGTTTTTGGCCTGTTTACCTACAAGATTTTTCTAGAAGATAAGGACATTGTTGAGCTTGAGCAAAAGGCCTGGATTGATCAAGGCAAAAAAGATTGGAATGTAGAGGTTTTCCCCGTCGTCAGGGATTTACGTACAGTATTGCGTAATAATGGGGTATAA
- the glpK gene encoding glycerol kinase GlpK, which produces MHNTRNHVLSIDQGTTSSRAIVFDDQAAEKAVFRKEFHQYYPTPGWVEHDVEEIWRDVVSVCKETIYKAGGVDRIASIGITNQRETIVVWDRITHTTVYNAIVWQDRRTAERCEAMKKEGLEPIVQQKTGLLLDPYFSASKLAWILDNVPNVRERAEKGELAAGTIDCFLLWKLTNGQVHATDITNASRTLLFNIHEEEWDDDLLRLFNIPRAILPKVHPNSHIYGETHPTLFGRSIPIAGMAGDQQSAMIGQTCFKPGMVKSTYGTGCFMLLNTGDEAVNSENRLLTTIAYQINGVRHYALEGSIFVAGAGIKWLRDGLGLITYAAQTHDMATRIPNNGGVYMVPAFVGMGAPYWMPDAKGMICGLTLDSTAAHVARAALESIAYQTYDLENQFKKEAGGNTETVRVDGGAAANEWFCQFLADILDIKVERPVQLETTALGAAFLAGLATEVWPDLAALEKTWKIGSVFEPKMKQPERNQLLAGWKDAVARTLLPHQAS; this is translated from the coding sequence ATGCATAATACAAGAAATCATGTTCTTTCAATTGATCAGGGAACTACGTCTAGCCGAGCAATTGTTTTTGATGATCAGGCAGCAGAAAAAGCTGTATTCCGTAAGGAATTTCACCAGTATTACCCTACACCTGGCTGGGTTGAACATGATGTTGAGGAAATATGGCGTGATGTTGTTTCTGTCTGTAAGGAAACAATTTATAAAGCGGGGGGTGTCGATAGGATTGCCTCTATAGGCATTACCAACCAGCGTGAAACGATTGTTGTTTGGGATAGAATCACCCATACCACCGTTTATAATGCCATTGTCTGGCAGGATAGAAGAACAGCAGAACGATGCGAAGCCATGAAAAAAGAAGGGCTGGAGCCCATTGTTCAGCAAAAAACAGGCTTGTTACTGGATCCTTATTTTTCAGCCTCTAAATTGGCTTGGATTTTAGACAATGTTCCTAACGTTCGTGAGCGGGCAGAAAAAGGCGAGCTCGCAGCAGGAACAATAGACTGTTTTCTTCTTTGGAAGCTAACAAATGGGCAGGTTCATGCCACAGATATTACCAATGCAAGCCGAACATTATTATTTAATATCCACGAGGAAGAATGGGATGATGACTTGCTGAGACTATTCAATATTCCACGGGCTATCCTGCCAAAAGTTCATCCTAACAGCCATATTTATGGTGAAACACACCCCACTTTGTTCGGTCGTTCTATTCCGATAGCCGGTATGGCTGGAGATCAGCAATCGGCTATGATTGGCCAAACCTGTTTTAAACCTGGTATGGTTAAATCTACCTATGGAACGGGATGTTTTATGCTGCTCAATACGGGGGATGAAGCAGTTAATTCTGAAAACAGGCTATTAACCACCATTGCTTATCAAATCAATGGTGTACGGCATTATGCCCTGGAAGGCTCAATTTTTGTGGCGGGTGCTGGTATTAAATGGCTGCGTGATGGCCTTGGTCTTATTACCTATGCGGCTCAAACCCATGATATGGCTACCCGTATCCCCAATAATGGGGGGGTTTATATGGTGCCAGCCTTTGTTGGAATGGGTGCTCCTTACTGGATGCCAGACGCCAAGGGGATGATTTGTGGTCTAACCTTAGATAGTACGGCTGCTCATGTGGCCCGTGCTGCTCTTGAATCGATTGCTTACCAAACGTATGATTTGGAGAATCAGTTTAAAAAGGAAGCAGGCGGTAATACAGAAACGGTGAGAGTCGATGGTGGTGCCGCAGCCAATGAATGGTTCTGTCAGTTTCTAGCCGATATTTTAGATATTAAGGTTGAGCGTCCTGTTCAACTTGAGACCACAGCTCTAGGTGCAGCCTTTTTGGCAGGCCTTGCGACCGAGGTTTGGCCAGATCTGGCAGCCTTAGAAAAAACCTGGAAGATTGGCTCTGTGTTTGAGCCCAAGATGAAACAGCCTGAGAGAAATCAGCTTCTTGCTGGTTGGAAAGATGCCGTAGCTCGCACACTTTTACCGCATCAAGCCTCATAG
- a CDS encoding MIP/aquaporin family protein, giving the protein MLDSILDKRRYLGELLSEAIAVFIIIAFGNSVAAMYTLYAPSPYQTAYWGVCMAWGLGVTIAIYVTGSVSGTHANPAVTLALAFYRGFSWKKVIPYCIAQLIGAFLGAVLVYSLYVPVIDHFNEIHHLERATGGAAGVFFTQPGLAITTLHAFYDEIVLTAFLIFGIFAVTDQYNEMAPGANSGALIIGLIVAAIGASMGYLEAWAINPARDLGPRIFCFFMGWGHSAFPGNQGYWWVPIVAPLIGGVVGGGLYKFLVQAFFIRKEESL; this is encoded by the coding sequence ATGCTAGACAGTATTCTTGATAAAAGACGTTATCTTGGCGAACTCCTTTCAGAAGCCATTGCTGTTTTTATTATTATTGCCTTTGGTAACTCGGTAGCGGCGATGTATACCCTTTATGCGCCTAGCCCCTATCAAACCGCGTATTGGGGGGTTTGTATGGCATGGGGCCTTGGGGTGACAATTGCCATTTATGTAACAGGTTCGGTCAGTGGCACCCATGCTAACCCAGCTGTGACCTTAGCGCTTGCCTTTTATCGTGGGTTTTCGTGGAAAAAGGTTATTCCCTATTGTATTGCTCAACTTATAGGGGCCTTTCTTGGAGCCGTTCTGGTTTATTCACTTTACGTTCCGGTGATTGATCATTTTAATGAGATTCATCATTTGGAGCGGGCAACGGGTGGGGCTGCTGGTGTGTTTTTTACCCAGCCTGGCTTGGCAATTACGACCCTTCATGCTTTTTATGATGAGATTGTCCTAACGGCCTTTCTTATATTTGGGATTTTTGCCGTTACCGACCAATATAACGAGATGGCACCTGGTGCCAATTCGGGTGCACTCATTATTGGGCTTATTGTGGCAGCCATAGGGGCTTCTATGGGCTATTTGGAAGCTTGGGCCATTAACCCTGCCCGTGATTTGGGCCCCAGGATTTTCTGCTTTTTCATGGGGTGGGGTCATTCAGCTTTTCCCGGCAATCAGGGTTATTGGTGGGTCCCTATTGTTGCCCCACTCATTGGTGGTGTTGTTGGGGGTGGTTTGTATAAGTTTCTGGTTCAGGCCTTCTTTATCAGAAAGGAAGAAAGCCTTTAA